The DNA window AATGCAGCTTCCTTTAGCGAAGCCTATGAAGCAGGAATGAACGAATTCACCGAACAGAAGGAAAGCGGAAACTTCGAGAGCGGTAAGTCCGAAATCATTTCCATTACCGAGGCTCGTCAATTCGGCATCATGCCCAACGACATCCCGTAATACTACACCTCGATATTCACTCGACTGATCTTGTTCGCGTCCTTGGTGACGCGAACATTTTTTTCAATCCTGTTTTCAAGTTCGTTCACGTGGCTAATGATGCCAACAAGGCGATGGTCACCGGCAAGATTCTGCAGAACGTTGATAGCGGACTTCAGGCTTTCATCATCCAGGGAACCAAAACCTTCGTCGATGAACATGGTGTCCAGCTGGATGCCGCCGGCAGAACTCTGCACTTCGTCGGCAAGGCCCAAGGCAAGGGACAGAGACGCCAGGAAACTTTCGCCACCGCTCAACGTCTTCACCTCACGCGGCTTACCGCTGGCATGGTCAATGACGTTCAAGTCCAAGCCAGTCTGGACCTTGTTATTAGATGCATCCCTACGGCGGATCAATTCGTACTGGCCGTTGGAAAGCAGATGGAAACGCCTGTTAGCGTGGCGGATAATACGGTCAAAGTAGGAAGTCTGCACGTAGGTTTCCAGCATCAGCTTGTCACGGCCGGTCAAGGCGCCGTTCGCTGTATCGGAAAGGTTCTTCAGCCACTGACGCTTTTTACTTGCAGTACCCAAATCTGCCGCCGTGGCCTGGATCTTCTCCAGAGTTTCCTTGTTCTGCTTGAATCGGCCGGACGCTAGTTTCCATGTATCCATCTTTTGGGCCTGTTGACCCTTCAGTGCTCCAAGTGACTGGTTCAAAGCATCCATATCATATTCAGGCGCACCTTCCAGGGACTTGTTGAATGCATCAATCTGAGCCTTCAAACCCTGAAGATCCTTATCGCAATTATTGAATGCGTCCGTCGCTTTTTGCAGAGCCTCGTTGAGGCCATCCAGCGCCTTCTGCAATTTCCTGATTTCATCCGACGCAGCAGCCTTGCTTTCAAAGGCAAGGCCCTTGAGCAAATCTGCGATGGCATTTTTAAGGCCTTCGATTTCCTTTTCTGCTGCAGCATTGTTACGACCCAATTCTTCATTGGATGCTCGCATTTTTTCAAGAGCTGTTTCCTTGGCAGGAATTCCAGTTTCCTTATTTTCCAGTTCCTGCTTGCGATTAGCCTTCCTTGATTCAGCCTCGCATTCCGCCGACAGGCGATTCAGTTCATCGCGATTCTTCTGGAATTCTTCATTGCCGCGAACCTTTGCATCCTCGATGGCACATTCCCCAAAGAGCTTATTCAACTCTTCCTGAAGATTTCTCTTTAAGCCTTCGCACTTTACGTTCTGCTGTGCAGCAAGTACGTTCTTATGGTTGCGTAGGGCCTCCGCCTCGTCAGATAATTTCTTTAGTTCTTCAAGCTCTGCCTGAGTAGGAGCTTCCTCAGATTTACAAGCCTTATGGGGATGATGAGTTGATCCGCACACAGGACATTCGCAGCCCTCTTCTAGGGACTCTGCAAGAATACCTGCCTGCTCATTTCGGAAAGCGTGATCCTTCTTATCATAATCCGAGCGCAGGGTTGCATACTGCTTGTCTGCCTTAAGGTATTCTTCTTGCGCAAGTTTCAAGCTTTCAACTTCGGCGTTATAATTCTTCACCTGGGTGCCGACAGCCCTGATATCAGCCTGACGCTGATCCAGTTTTTCAATTTCCGCCTTAACCAGCTTTACCTTGTTATCACCGGCGTCAGAAAGGCCCTCCAACTCAATCTTCATCTGCTGAATTTCTGCAGCCTGATTATCGATAAGCGCGCGGCCACTATCAAAATTTTTCTGATCTTGCTGCAGCTTGGCTTCCTTCAATTTCAATTCTGTACGCTTCTGTTCAAGACCATCATACTGAGGCAAGGAATTCGTAATCGTCGTGATCTGGGCCAGCAACTTTTCACATTCAGGCTTTTTATCTTCCTGAACTTTTTTCGCTGCAAGTTTTTCCTGAAGTTCAGCATTCTTTGCAGGAAGTTTTTCCTGCGCAGCCTTTAAATTGGCGCGGGCCTTTTCAACTTCGCCAGCCTTGCCAACCAACTTGTCCTGTTCAGAAATCCTTTCCTTGAGTTTTTCCAGTTCCGCTTCGGATACCTTTACCACGATTTCGTCTTCAGCCAGCAAGTTCCTCAACAGTTCACAGATTTCTTCCCAATCTGCAATCTGGCGATTCTTTGCCAGGCCAAGTTTTTCTAAAACCTCTTCCCTATAGGCCGACGCCTCTGCACACTGGATTCCAGAAACATAGGTGCAACCTGTCTGCACTAGGGCTTCGCAGGTCTTTCCAAAGGCACTCGCCTCATCACTCAGCTTTTTCTGCAGCTTTTCAAAATTCTCGGTCTTGAAGATCTTGCGGAATGTCTCACGACGATTCTTCGTATCTTCCAGAAGAATCTTCATGAAGTCACCCTGGGCAATCATGGCAATCTGGGAGAACTGATCCTTGTCCAAGCCACCCATCACCGACTTTACCGCATCAGTGACATCCTTTTCCTTGGATACACTGCGGCTAGCCGCGGTGACCTTCCCGCTTTCGTCGGGATAAAAGAAGGTTACAGATGCGGCCGCCTTCGTCATGCCCTCGCCACGGGCCTTCGGGCGTTCATACTCAGGATTTCTGCAAATGCGGTATTCCTTGCCATCGTAGGCAAAGGTCAGCTCCACGCCCGTGGGGGTTTCCGGCTTTGCATTGGTGCAACGGAAAAGCTTGGCATCGTCGCGATTGTCTCCGCTGGCCTTTCCAAAAAGGGCGTAGGTTATGGCGTCGAAAATGGTGGTCTTGCCAGCACCGGTATCGCCGCTAATCAAATAGAGACCATGGGTTCCCAATTTTTCAAAATCAATTTCG is part of the Fibrobacter sp. genome and encodes:
- a CDS encoding SMC family ATPase encodes the protein MRPLKLVVTGFGPYAERTEIDFEKLGTHGLYLISGDTGAGKTTIFDAITYALFGKASGDNRDDAKLFRCTNAKPETPTGVELTFAYDGKEYRICRNPEYERPKARGEGMTKAAASVTFFYPDESGKVTAASRSVSKEKDVTDAVKSVMGGLDKDQFSQIAMIAQGDFMKILLEDTKNRRETFRKIFKTENFEKLQKKLSDEASAFGKTCEALVQTGCTYVSGIQCAEASAYREEVLEKLGLAKNRQIADWEEICELLRNLLAEDEIVVKVSEAELEKLKERISEQDKLVGKAGEVEKARANLKAAQEKLPAKNAELQEKLAAKKVQEDKKPECEKLLAQITTITNSLPQYDGLEQKRTELKLKEAKLQQDQKNFDSGRALIDNQAAEIQQMKIELEGLSDAGDNKVKLVKAEIEKLDQRQADIRAVGTQVKNYNAEVESLKLAQEEYLKADKQYATLRSDYDKKDHAFRNEQAGILAESLEEGCECPVCGSTHHPHKACKSEEAPTQAELEELKKLSDEAEALRNHKNVLAAQQNVKCEGLKRNLQEELNKLFGECAIEDAKVRGNEEFQKNRDELNRLSAECEAESRKANRKQELENKETGIPAKETALEKMRASNEELGRNNAAAEKEIEGLKNAIADLLKGLAFESKAAASDEIRKLQKALDGLNEALQKATDAFNNCDKDLQGLKAQIDAFNKSLEGAPEYDMDALNQSLGALKGQQAQKMDTWKLASGRFKQNKETLEKIQATAADLGTASKKRQWLKNLSDTANGALTGRDKLMLETYVQTSYFDRIIRHANRRFHLLSNGQYELIRRRDASNNKVQTGLDLNVIDHASGKPREVKTLSGGESFLASLSLALGLADEVQSSAGGIQLDTMFIDEGFGSLDDESLKSAINVLQNLAGDHRLVGIISHVNELENRIEKNVRVTKDANKISRVNIEV